In the Gossypium raimondii isolate GPD5lz chromosome 9, ASM2569854v1, whole genome shotgun sequence genome, one interval contains:
- the LOC105798404 gene encoding glycosyltransferase family 92 protein RCOM_0530710 translates to MRKFLVVLNWFPKGRKSMRFRSRNYINSWGRFFWFAAFIVSTFVLFNGFSYSNFRFLFGERFEPVLKFARKTPTANAIVSGEHPVTQILSVRETVLLPDQVILFLKYPRSARLFTKEELDCVYLSVHNTSPVPRLKQSPARVDTEQLGEQIVRCPSGPRGLLITVGSKSNGVFPAGPTHYWDSLAYEALVDNDNTTVVFVKGLNLRPERVSNASRFECVYGEDFSRLKLVLRSEVLSIAQEIVRCRTPLIVLNSQKKVNSSVKVSVRIKGGGTLPSIARLGFLSDSGRDPLPTRKPHETCICTMARNQARFLKEWVIYHALIGVQRWYIYDNNSDDDTDQVIESLFNAGYNISRHIWPWIKTQEGGFSHCALRAKGSCEWIGFIDVDEFLHLPTGLFLHDVISNLTSTITSFGNISIGEIRVSCYSFGPSGLKRIPKQGVMVGYTCRLAVPERHKSIVKPEALNSTLINIVHHFHLRDDFRFIDVDRRMMVVNHYKYQVWEVFKQKFYRRVATYVADWKDEQNVRSKDRAPGLGTRAVEPVDWSSRFCEVTDTGLKDRVLRNFANPKNSLLPWQTTTNKKAGTWFVEEENTNKVQEKEYHYLRKGSEFPFIFFFSSPRKRKMVREEAKQAPEDSQQPNKAETSQNVDNLFSPRFKSVAAMAGWDEEALIIASLVVEDTPDRQQSKQKKRSDSIFNTPPCTSSRRKRRAQRTPLNLDEEQEVPKEESEKKSMEQRIVVEDEKNPKANEPALHCMDKLREELSCAICLDICFEPSTTPCGHSFCKKCLRSAADKCGKRCPKCRQLIGNGRSCTVNTVLWNTIQLLFPKEVETRKAVAANALNSKEAFECQSPQSGTRSTRTTRTRTRTRAENQALAARPQREDLSRLVNTDTNMTRRRGDPNQDNNAESARLQRDNDLSRLVRTGRRRGTPSQDEDAALALRLQREEFMEAFRGSSGHEGNEQTRIPLALARANLRAMASRAINRGRAV, encoded by the exons ATGAGAAAGTTTTTGGTTGTTCTCAATTGGTTTCCAAAGGGACGGAAATCAATGAGGTTCCGTAGTCGGAACTACATCAATTCCTGGGGCAGATTTTTCTGGTTCGCTGCTTTCATCGTCTCCACTTTCGTTCTTTTCAATGGCTTCTCCTACTCTAACTTTCGCTTTCTTTTTGGAG aaagatTCGAGCCTGTGTTGAAGTTCGCACGCAAAACTCCAACCGCAAACGCCATCGTGTCTGGCGAACATCCGGTAACTCAGATACTCTCGGTTCGTGAAACCGTTTTGCTCCCCGATCAAGTTATACTTTTCCTAAAATACCCTCGGTCGGCTCGTTTATTTACCAAAGAGGAACTTGACTGCGTGTACCTCTCGGTTCATAACACCTCACCCGTCCCGCGGCTTAAGCAGTCGCCGGCTCGTGTTGATACGGAGCAGCTAGGTGAGCAGATCGTACGATGTCCTAGTGGCCCACGTGGACTGCTTATAACGGTTGGTTCAAAGTCAAATGGGGTCTTTCCAGCTGGTCCCACTCACTACTGGGACTCGCTTGCGTACGAAGCTTTGGTCGATAATGATAATACGACGGTCGTTTTTGTCAAGGGTCTTAATCTACGGCCAGAAAGAGTCTCCAACGCTTCAAGATTTGAGTGCGTGTACGGCGAAGATTTTAGCAGGCTAAAACTTGTGTTGCGATCAGAGGTTTTATCAATAGCTCAAGAGATCGTACGGTGCAGAACGCCTTTAATTGTTTTGAATAGTCAAAAAAAAGTCAATAGCTCTGTTAAGGTTTCAGTTAGGATCAAGGGTGGAGGAACATTACCTTCCATAGCCCGATTGGGTTTCTTGTCGGATTCTGGTCGTGACCCGTTACCCACCCGAAAACCACACGAAACCTGCATTTGCACCATGGCACGTAACCAAGCGAGGTTTTTGAAGGAATGGGTCATCTACCATGCCCTAATCGGGGTACAACGTTGGTACATTTACGATAACAACAGTGACGACGACACTGATCAAGTCATCGAATCGTTATTCAACGCCGGTTACAACATCTCGAGGCACATTTGGCCATGGATCAAGACCCAAGAAGGAGGTTTCTCTCATTGCGCCTTGAGAGCCAAGGGTTCTTGTGAATGGATCGGGTTCATCGATGTAGACGAGTTTTTGCACTTGCCTACGGGCTTATTCTTACATGATGTGATCTCAAATTTAACCTCAACCATAACTAGTTTCGGAAACATTTCAATTGGTGAAATTCGTGTCTCATGTTACAGTTTTGGACCGTCAGGGCTCAAACGGATACCGAAACAAGGCGTGATGGTCGGATACACGTGTCGGCTCGCGGTGCCGGAGAGGCACAAGAGTATAGTGAAGCCAGAAGCATTGAATTCCACATTAATCAATATTGTACATCATTTCCATTTGAGAGATGATTTTAGATTCATAGATGTTGATAGAAGAATGATGGTTGTAAACCACTACAAATACCAAGTATGGGAAGTGTTCAAACAGAAGTTCTATAGGAGAGTGGCTACGTACGTGGCTGATTGGAAAGATGAGCAAAACGTAAGGTCCAAGGACCGAGCCCCTGGATTAGGGACTAGAGCCGTCGAACCAGTTGATTGGTCGAGTCGGTTTTGTGAGGTCACCGACACAGGGCTAAAAGATAGGGTGTTGCGAAACTTTGCTAACCCAAAAAACTCTCTTTTGCCATGGCAGACTACAACTAATAAAAAAGCAGGAACTTGGTTTGTAGAAgaagaaaatacaaataaagtGCAAGAGAAGGAA TATCATTACCTCCGTAAGGGAAGcgaatttccattcattttctttttttcctccccaagaaaaagaaaaatggtgagAGAAGAAGCGAAACAAGCCCCAGAAGATTCCCAGCAGCCAAACAAAGCTGAGACTAGCCAAAATGTCGATAACTTGTTTAGTCCCAGATTCAAATCCGTGGCAGCCATGGCTGGATGGGACGAAGAAGCCCTCATCATAGCTAGTCTCGTCGTCGAAGACACCCCAGACCGCCAACAATCTAAACAAAAGAAACGCTCTGATTCGATATTCAACACACCGCCATGCACCAGTTCAAGAAG gAAACGTAGGGCTCAGAGAACTCCATTAAATCTCGATGAAGAACAAGAGGTTCCAAAAGAAG AGAGTGAGAAAAAATCAATGGAACAAAGAATTGTCGTGGAGGATGAGAAGAATCCAAAAGCAAATGAGCCAGCTCTTCATTGTATGGATAAACTTAGAGAAGAGCTTTCATGTGCA ATTTGTTTGGATATCTGTTTTGAACCAAGCACAACTCCTTGTGGACATAG TTTCTGTAAGAAATGTTTGAGATCAGCTGCAGATAAATGTGGGAAAAGATGCCCAAAGTGCCGGCAGCTAATAGG CAATGGAAGATCTTGCACTGTGAACACAGTTCTTTGGAATACAATACAGCTTTTGTTTCCCAAAGAGGTTGAAACAAGGAAGGCTGTTGCTGCTAATGCCTTGAATAGCAAGGAAGCCTTTGAGTGTCAAAGTCCACAAAGCGGAACTCGAAGCACGCGAACGACTCGAACTCGAACTCGAACTCGAGCTGAAAATCAAGCATTGGCGGCAAGGCCGCAGAGGGAGGATCTTTCGCGACTAGTAAACACGGATACCAACATGACGAGAAGGCGAGGGGACCCGAACCAAGATAACAATGCAGAATCAGCAAGGCTGCAACGAGACAATGATCTTTCGCGGTTAGTGCGTACCGGTAGGAGGAGAGGGACACCAAGTCAAGATGAAGATGCGGCATTAGCTTTAAGGCTGCAAAGGGAAGAATTCATGGAGGCTTTTAGAGGAAGCAGTGGGCATGAAGGTAATGAGCAAACGAGGATCCCTCTTGCTTTAGCTAGAGCCAATTTGAGAGCTATGGCATCAAGAGCCATTAATAGAGGCCGCGCTGTATAA
- the LOC105798405 gene encoding uncharacterized protein LOC105798405 isoform X2, whose product MESERRKSNDSRMQGFSPSLRAVVLIIALLWVVVVTLYGLLKPISNGCVMTYMYPTYIPISTAEGVLSAKYGLYLYHEGWRNIDFKEHLKNLKGVPVLFIPGNGGSYKQVRSLAAESERAYQGGALEHSFYREAYLTSEEGGNADVNDFQLPNQYANRLDWFSVDLEGEHSAMDGRILEEHTEYVVYAIHRILDQYKESHDAREREGAAITGSLPKSVILIGHSMGGFVARAATVHPHLRKSTVETILTLSSPHQSPPVALQPSLGHYYESINQEWRQGYDVQTTQTGEYVSSPKLSHVVIVSISGGYNDYQVRSKLESLDGIVPPTHGFMIGSTSMKNVWLSMEHQAICWCNQLVVQVSHTLLSLIDSRRGQPLSDTQKRLAILSKMLRSGIQQSFKWRSQLFWSTRVPFKDVKYTAVSQDHTFSDCPSSVHWSDDVPERDLYIQKKTVNILAMDGRRRWLDILELGSNGKSHFIFVTNLAPCSGVRVHLWPQKGNLPSDLPAGKSVLEVTSKMVQIPAGQAPRQIEPGSQTEQASPSALLHLGPEEMHGFRYLTISVAPHTTISGSPPTTSMAIGQFFNPDEGEIEFSPISMLSSRHFHEDIFFKEDHPLAFNLSFAINLGLLPVTFSLKTTSCGIKGSGLLDEGGDMDNTKLCKQRCFPPVAFAWDPTSGLHIFPNLYSETLVVDSSPALWTSTGAEKTVVLLLLDPHCSYKASLAVSVTKAASRYLLLYCPKMFAFNVAVLFFALMRQAHERPIPSILKAVETNLRIPFPFLPLAVVPILFCLFFSFITSQPFPPFCSFIIVSITCYLLSNGFIILLILVSELVFYVAAYLHVSMKRRWELRKGNFFFLFLQWFMNLSSRFFSLKVVRILRARPLFVPIFMAIILSTFVHPALGLLILLFSHALCCHSFLCNSLTASLRSNVRKKEVDDRSEGNCSSQQVTSQPGSPSKENRPSYSQAQEDIFHQRHGLLVLHLVAALMFGPSLVSWLQRIGMHKSFPRFLDSLLCICMILHGIFSSESLVNSSLPFPRILGQEMSLSFIYLIAGIYCYLSGLNMVPYKAMYAMGAVSIISFTSTVVQVWTGAPRDRGKWKPRRQ is encoded by the exons ATGGAAAGCGAGAGAAGGAAAAGTAATGATTCGAGAATGCAAGGGTTTAGTCCTAGTTTAAGAGCAGTGGTGCTTATAATTGCGCTGCTATGGGTTGTTGTAGTTACTTTGTATGGTTTATTGAAGCCTATATCAAATGGTTGTGTCATGACATATATGTATCCAACTTATATCCCCATTTCCACTGCGGAGGGCGTCTTGTCCGCAAAATATGGTTTGTATTTGTATCACGAAGGTTGGAGAAACATTGACTTTAAGGAACACTTGAAGAATCTCAAAGGAGTTCCGGTTCTCTTTATTCCAGGAAATGGCGGTAGCTACAAACAG GTTCGTTCCTTGGCAGCTGAATCTGAGAGAGCTTATCAAGGAGGTGCACTTGAACATTCATTCTATAGAGAAGCTTATCTAACTTCTGAGGAGGGAGGGAATGCGGATGTGAATGACTTTCAATTGCCAAACCAATATGCTAACAGGCTAGATTGGTTTTCTGTGGATCTTGAGGGGGAACATTCTGCAATGGATGGTCGGATACTTGAAGAGCACACTGAATATGTTGTATATGCTATTCACAGG ATTTTGGATCAATATAAAGAATCGCATGATGCCCGGGAAAGAGAGGGTGCTGCAATCACTGGTAGTTTGCCAAAAAGTGTTATATTGATTGGTCACTCTATGGGTGGTTTCGTTGCTAGAGCTGCTACGGTCCACCCCCATCTAAGGAAATCAACTGTTGAAACTATTCTCACTCTTTCAAGTCCCCACCA ATCTCCTCCTGTGGCATTGCAGCCGTCCCTGGGTCACTATTATGAAAGCATAAATCAAGAATGGAGACAGGGTTATGATGTTCAAACCACTCAAACCGGAGAATATGTCTCAAGCCCAAAACTATCTCATGTAGTTATTGTTTCCATTTCTGGTGGTTATAATGATTATCAG GTACGCTCAAAATTGGAATCCCTGGATGGCATTGTTCCTCCCACTCACGGATTTATGATAGGCAGTACAAGCATGAAAAATGTATGGCTGTCGATGGAACATCAAGCTATTTGTTGGTGCAATCAACTAGTTGTGCAA GTGTCGCATACTCTCCTTAGTTTGATAGACTCCAGAAGAGGCCAGCCGCTTTCTGACACTCAAAAAAGACTTGCAATATTATCAAAGATGCTTCGTAGTGGAATACAGCAAAGTTTCAAGTGGAGATCACAGTTATTCTGGTCAACTCGTGTCCCTTTTAAGGATGTAAAATACACTGCTG TTTCTCAGGATCATACCTTTTCTGACTGTCCTAGCAGTGTTCATTGGAGTGATGACGTCCCTGAGAGGGATTTGTATATTCAGAAAAAAACTGTTAACATTTTGGCTATGGATGGGAGAAGGCGGTGGTTGGACATACTGGAACTG GGGTCAAACGGAAAAAGCCACTTTATATTTGTGACAAACCTTGCTCCTTGTTCTGGAGTCCGAGTTCATCTTTGGCCCCAGAAAGGGAACTTACCTTCAGATTTGCCTGCTGGTAAGAGCGTTCTGGAAGTGACATCAAAGATGGTGCAAATTCCTGCAGGACAAGCACCAAGGCAG ATTGAGCCTGGCAGCCAGACTGAGCAAGCATCTCCATCTGCTCTACTTCATTTGGGCCCTGAGGAAATGCATGGTTTCAGATATCTGACTATCTCAGTTGCACCTCATACG ACTATTTCAGGCAGTCCACCAACCACCTCCATGGCAATTGGGCAGTTCTTTAATCCAGATGAAGGAGAGATAGAATTCTCTCCTATATCGATGCTTTCATCAAGACATTTTCATGAG GATATCTTTTTTAAGGAAGATCACCCCCTTGCTTTCAATCTGTCATTTGCAATTAATTTAGGCCTATTGCCTGTTACTTTCTCTTTGAAAACTACAAGCTGTGGAATTAAAGGTTCTGGGCTTCTTGATGAAGGTGGAGATATGGACAATACTA AGCTCTGCAAACAGCGTTGTTTCCCACCTGTAGCATTTGCTTGGGATCCTACATCTGGTCTTCATATATTTCCAAACTTGTACAGTGAGACTCTTGTGGTTGACTCCTCCCCAGCACTTTGGACTTCTACTGGGGCTGAGAAAACCGTTGTTCTCTTACTG CTTGACCCACATTGTTCATACAAGGCAAGCTTAGCTGTTTCTGTAACTAAAGCAGCTAGCAGATACTTGCTTCTATACTGTCCAAAG ATGTTTGCCTTCAATGTTGCTGTTTTATTCTTTGCTCTGATGCGACAAGCACATGAAAGGCCGATTCCTTCTATACTAAAAGCTGTGGAGACCAACCTAAGAATACCATTCCCATTTTTGCCTTTAGCTGTTGTACCTATTTTGTTTTGCTTGTTCTTTTCCTTCATAACATCTCAACCATTTCCTCCATTCTGTAGCTTCATCATTGTGTCAATAACTTGTTACCTATTATCAAATGGGTTTATAATTCTACTGATATTGGTATCCGAGTTGGTCTTCTATGTGGCTGCCTATTTACATGTTTCCATGAAGAGGAG GTGGGAACTACGGAAaggaaattttttctttttgtttcttcagTGGTTTATGAATCTTTCATCCAGATTCTTTTCATTGAAG GTGGTAAGGATTCTAAGAGCCAGACCTTTATTCGTTCCAATATTCATGGCAATTATTTTGTCTACATTTGTACATCCGGCACTTGGTCTATTAATTCTACTCTTCTCTCATGCTTTATGTTGTCATAGCTTTCTGTGCAA CTCTTTGACAGCCTCATTACGCAGTAATGTACGGAAAAAGGAAGTTGATGACAGAAGTGAAGGCAATTGTTCGTCTCAGCAAGTTACATCCCAGCCTGGTTCCCCTTCAAAAGAAAACCGCCCCAGTTATAGTCAAGCACAAGAAGATATCTTCCATCAACGGCATGGCTTACTGGTGCTGCACCTTGTTGCAGCACTAATGTTTGGTCCATCGTTGGTATCTTGGTTGCAG AGAATAGGAATGCACAAGAGCTTTCCTAGGTTCCTGGATTCGCTCCTATGCATCTGCATGATCCTACATGGTATCTTTAGTTCGGAGTCATTGGTAAATTCCTCATTGCCCTTTCCACGAATCCTGGGTCAGGAAATGAGTCTGAGTTTCATCTACCTAATAGCTGGAATATATTGCTATCTCTCTGGTCTCAATATGGTGCCGTATAAAGCAATGTATGCCATGGGTGCTGTTAGTATCATTTCCTTCACGTCGACTGTCGTACAGGTTTGGACCGGAGCACCTCGTGACAGAGGAAAATGGAAACCCCGCAGACAATAG
- the LOC105798405 gene encoding uncharacterized protein LOC105798405 isoform X1: MDGRILEEHTEYVVYAIHRILDQYKESHDAREREGAAITGSLPKSVILIGHSMGGFVARAATVHPHLRKSTVETILTLSSPHQSPPVALQPSLGHYYESINQEWRQGYDVQTTQTGEYVSSPKLSHVVIVSISGGYNDYQVRSKLESLDGIVPPTHGFMIGSTSMKNVWLSMEHQAICWCNQLVVQVSHTLLSLIDSRRGQPLSDTQKRLAILSKMLRSGIQQSFKWRSQLFWSTRVPFKDVKYTAVSQDHTFSDCPSSVHWSDDVPERDLYIQKKTVNILAMDGRRRWLDILELGSNGKSHFIFVTNLAPCSGVRVHLWPQKGNLPSDLPAGKSVLEVTSKMVQIPAGQAPRQIEPGSQTEQASPSALLHLGPEEMHGFRYLTISVAPHTTISGSPPTTSMAIGQFFNPDEGEIEFSPISMLSSRHFHEDIFFKEDHPLAFNLSFAINLGLLPVTFSLKTTSCGIKGSGLLDEGGDMDNTKLCKQRCFPPVAFAWDPTSGLHIFPNLYSETLVVDSSPALWTSTGAEKTVVLLLLDPHCSYKASLAVSVTKAASRYLLLYCPKMFAFNVAVLFFALMRQAHERPIPSILKAVETNLRIPFPFLPLAVVPILFCLFFSFITSQPFPPFCSFIIVSITCYLLSNGFIILLILVSELVFYVAAYLHVSMKRRWELRKGNFFFLFLQWFMNLSSRFFSLKVVRILRARPLFVPIFMAIILSTFVHPALGLLILLFSHALCCHSFLCNSLTASLRSNVRKKEVDDRSEGNCSSQQVTSQPGSPSKENRPSYSQAQEDIFHQRHGLLVLHLVAALMFGPSLVSWLQRIGMHKSFPRFLDSLLCICMILHGIFSSESLVNSSLPFPRILGQEMSLSFIYLIAGIYCYLSGLNMVPYKAMYAMGAVSIISFTSTVVQVWTGAPRDRGKWKPRRQ, from the exons ATGGATGGTCGGATACTTGAAGAGCACACTGAATATGTTGTATATGCTATTCACAGG ATTTTGGATCAATATAAAGAATCGCATGATGCCCGGGAAAGAGAGGGTGCTGCAATCACTGGTAGTTTGCCAAAAAGTGTTATATTGATTGGTCACTCTATGGGTGGTTTCGTTGCTAGAGCTGCTACGGTCCACCCCCATCTAAGGAAATCAACTGTTGAAACTATTCTCACTCTTTCAAGTCCCCACCA ATCTCCTCCTGTGGCATTGCAGCCGTCCCTGGGTCACTATTATGAAAGCATAAATCAAGAATGGAGACAGGGTTATGATGTTCAAACCACTCAAACCGGAGAATATGTCTCAAGCCCAAAACTATCTCATGTAGTTATTGTTTCCATTTCTGGTGGTTATAATGATTATCAG GTACGCTCAAAATTGGAATCCCTGGATGGCATTGTTCCTCCCACTCACGGATTTATGATAGGCAGTACAAGCATGAAAAATGTATGGCTGTCGATGGAACATCAAGCTATTTGTTGGTGCAATCAACTAGTTGTGCAA GTGTCGCATACTCTCCTTAGTTTGATAGACTCCAGAAGAGGCCAGCCGCTTTCTGACACTCAAAAAAGACTTGCAATATTATCAAAGATGCTTCGTAGTGGAATACAGCAAAGTTTCAAGTGGAGATCACAGTTATTCTGGTCAACTCGTGTCCCTTTTAAGGATGTAAAATACACTGCTG TTTCTCAGGATCATACCTTTTCTGACTGTCCTAGCAGTGTTCATTGGAGTGATGACGTCCCTGAGAGGGATTTGTATATTCAGAAAAAAACTGTTAACATTTTGGCTATGGATGGGAGAAGGCGGTGGTTGGACATACTGGAACTG GGGTCAAACGGAAAAAGCCACTTTATATTTGTGACAAACCTTGCTCCTTGTTCTGGAGTCCGAGTTCATCTTTGGCCCCAGAAAGGGAACTTACCTTCAGATTTGCCTGCTGGTAAGAGCGTTCTGGAAGTGACATCAAAGATGGTGCAAATTCCTGCAGGACAAGCACCAAGGCAG ATTGAGCCTGGCAGCCAGACTGAGCAAGCATCTCCATCTGCTCTACTTCATTTGGGCCCTGAGGAAATGCATGGTTTCAGATATCTGACTATCTCAGTTGCACCTCATACG ACTATTTCAGGCAGTCCACCAACCACCTCCATGGCAATTGGGCAGTTCTTTAATCCAGATGAAGGAGAGATAGAATTCTCTCCTATATCGATGCTTTCATCAAGACATTTTCATGAG GATATCTTTTTTAAGGAAGATCACCCCCTTGCTTTCAATCTGTCATTTGCAATTAATTTAGGCCTATTGCCTGTTACTTTCTCTTTGAAAACTACAAGCTGTGGAATTAAAGGTTCTGGGCTTCTTGATGAAGGTGGAGATATGGACAATACTA AGCTCTGCAAACAGCGTTGTTTCCCACCTGTAGCATTTGCTTGGGATCCTACATCTGGTCTTCATATATTTCCAAACTTGTACAGTGAGACTCTTGTGGTTGACTCCTCCCCAGCACTTTGGACTTCTACTGGGGCTGAGAAAACCGTTGTTCTCTTACTG CTTGACCCACATTGTTCATACAAGGCAAGCTTAGCTGTTTCTGTAACTAAAGCAGCTAGCAGATACTTGCTTCTATACTGTCCAAAG ATGTTTGCCTTCAATGTTGCTGTTTTATTCTTTGCTCTGATGCGACAAGCACATGAAAGGCCGATTCCTTCTATACTAAAAGCTGTGGAGACCAACCTAAGAATACCATTCCCATTTTTGCCTTTAGCTGTTGTACCTATTTTGTTTTGCTTGTTCTTTTCCTTCATAACATCTCAACCATTTCCTCCATTCTGTAGCTTCATCATTGTGTCAATAACTTGTTACCTATTATCAAATGGGTTTATAATTCTACTGATATTGGTATCCGAGTTGGTCTTCTATGTGGCTGCCTATTTACATGTTTCCATGAAGAGGAG GTGGGAACTACGGAAaggaaattttttctttttgtttcttcagTGGTTTATGAATCTTTCATCCAGATTCTTTTCATTGAAG GTGGTAAGGATTCTAAGAGCCAGACCTTTATTCGTTCCAATATTCATGGCAATTATTTTGTCTACATTTGTACATCCGGCACTTGGTCTATTAATTCTACTCTTCTCTCATGCTTTATGTTGTCATAGCTTTCTGTGCAA CTCTTTGACAGCCTCATTACGCAGTAATGTACGGAAAAAGGAAGTTGATGACAGAAGTGAAGGCAATTGTTCGTCTCAGCAAGTTACATCCCAGCCTGGTTCCCCTTCAAAAGAAAACCGCCCCAGTTATAGTCAAGCACAAGAAGATATCTTCCATCAACGGCATGGCTTACTGGTGCTGCACCTTGTTGCAGCACTAATGTTTGGTCCATCGTTGGTATCTTGGTTGCAG AGAATAGGAATGCACAAGAGCTTTCCTAGGTTCCTGGATTCGCTCCTATGCATCTGCATGATCCTACATGGTATCTTTAGTTCGGAGTCATTGGTAAATTCCTCATTGCCCTTTCCACGAATCCTGGGTCAGGAAATGAGTCTGAGTTTCATCTACCTAATAGCTGGAATATATTGCTATCTCTCTGGTCTCAATATGGTGCCGTATAAAGCAATGTATGCCATGGGTGCTGTTAGTATCATTTCCTTCACGTCGACTGTCGTACAGGTTTGGACCGGAGCACCTCGTGACAGAGGAAAATGGAAACCCCGCAGACAATAG